The DNA segment ACAAAATCATTATTATCATTAATAGCTTTAAGGGCTGCTTTATAAACAGCTTTATAGTTACCTTCTATATTCATCGAATAATTTCCATGAATATAGGCAACTGTCCCGTCACCAACAGCTATTGCGGTAACAATACAACTATTTAGGGTTAGTATTGAAATACAAATTGTAATGGTAGCAAAAGCTTTCTTTAGGAAAGTCATTATAGAATTATCTATTTGATTAAACATTTTTCTGAATTTGATCCATTAATGTTGCAGACATTTTTTGATCACCAAAAGTACCAAACTTAATTGTAACTTTTGAAGCATTGTCAGTAAGCTTTTCTATTTTAACATAAAAACTCGTTGAGTCTACTTTGGTACTACCATAAATAACTGCATCCATAGAAGTAATAGATTTTTTAGTGATTACAAAATCATTATTACTTTGAATAGCTTTTAAAGTAGCATTATAAATATCTTTTAAGCCACCACTCATATTCATTGAATACTCGCCAGAGATGTACGCGGCAGTTCCACCACCTACAGCTGCACCAACAAGTAGCCAACAACTGCTTAAAGATAAGGCTGAAGTTCCTAATAATACCGCAATTAATACTTTTTTAAATTTCATAAATTTATACCTTATTTATATGTGGTAATAACATAAATCATATTATACACGCTTCAGAATATAGTCAATTAATTTATTTGCTGTAAATATAGTTTTAGTTACATTAAATTAAAGCTATTATTAACTATCTGTATGTTACCTATATTGATAAATAATAATGAGTTATATTTTTGATTTTTGCACTATGATTATCAATCTTTTGTGTACATTTTTACTAGCGGGGCTTTATGTTATTGGTTGGCCTGTTGGAATAGTCGGCTTGATTATGAGTGCTGGATTATTCTATGTGAGTGGGCTGTACGCAGATGCTATATTGCAAATAGTTTTGCTATTTAGTTTTGCATATGGCTGGTATAGTTGGCAGCCTAATCTTGGTCATAAAAAAATTGTTGTGCATAAACTTAGTATAACTGGTTGGTTAAATGTTTTAGGGAGTATAGGGTCATTAGGGTTACTTGTGTCACAATTGCTTATTATATACACAGATGCAACAACCCCATATATGGATGGCTTTACAAGTGTGGCATCGCTTGTATGTGTGTTTTTGGCAAGTAGGAAAATAATAGATAACTGGATAATTTGGATGGTAGTCGACTCTACTTATGTATTTTTGTATATGTACAAAGATTTGCCTTTTGCTGCTATCACTACTTTTATATATCTAATTGTAGCAATATACGGCTATATTCATTGGAAGAAGTTAATGTATAAATGCTACTAGATGCGCAACAACGTACAAAATAAAAATTATAATATAAGTTGCTACTAAGTGTGAAAATCATTAATACAAAACTTTCGTCTGTTGCTATGTGTGTTCATTCTTTATTAACAAAATAAAAACTTTAAGTCAGGAGTATGATTTTGTTATTCTTTCTTTTGGAATTCATCCTTGGAGAGCAGATATATATTTTAGCAATCTAATATCTCTAGATAAATATAGGCTTAGATAACGATTTTAAAAAAAATATGCGGCATTTTACATTGATCGGGTGAAAGTTTTTGAATATATCATTTTACATGCTTCATAATAAGATAGAAAGTTATTAAATCTACATACCAGTGTAGCAGATATGGAAGTTTTGAAATTTCTGCAAAAAAGATTATTGTTCACTGATATGCCGGAGATCTTGAGATAGTGGATAATTACTTTAGGAGGTTACTTTTCTATTGGTGTTGGTTTAATGAGTATATCAGAGAGATAACTAGAAGAATATACTTTAGATAGGATTTTGATTAAAACAGATAATTTAATACTCATGACTCTTATGAGGAAAGTGTAACAATGGAATGCTCGCACTACTATTTAAAGTCATAGATGAGATTTGTAAAACTAAGAAAATGCCAATTTAAAGCATTTAGAGACTAGCCATAAAATGTTTTAATTTAGTTATATCACATATAAATATGATTTGTTTAGTAATTTTTTGGTAGGTACTTCAAGCATAAGTTCTAAAAATAGAGGTAAAACTATGCCATTATATACAGTAATTTAGCCATATAACCATGAGTTTTTGAAAGTCTCAGTATATACATTGAAGAATGTGGTAATTCAAATGGTAAACCGGTTGTATTTATCCATGGAGGTCCAGGTGTGGCATACAATCAAGTTACCGACAATATTTTAATCCAAAGAAATATAGAGTTATTATTGTAGGTTAATGCGGATGTAGTAACAGTACACCATTTGCAGAATTAAGAGAGAACACAACTTGGAATTTGATTGAAGATTTTGAGCAGATCCGTAAAAAGCTTAGGATTGATAAATGGATGATTTTTGGAGGTTCATGGGGTAGCACGCTAGGATTGGAATATGCTCAAACCTATCCAACGGTTGTGACTGAACTTATTCTCAGAGAAATATTCTTAGGTCGTAAGAAAGAAATATCATGGCTATACCAATATGGTGTATGTGAGGTCTTTCCAGATAAATAGGGAGGATTAATATAAAACCTATTGATGAAGAACGAAGAAAAGATTTTATATCAGCATACTTAACTGGCAGAGATGAGGAGTTAAAGCAACAAGCAGCTAAGGCTTGGAGTATTTGGGAGGCATCAACTAGTAAGCTATATGTAGATGAGAAATCTATAAGAAATATATGGCGAAGATAATTTTAGTTTGGCATTTGCAAGTATAGGGTGTCACTATTTCAAAAATAAATTATTACTAGAAGAAGGCCAATTACCTTAAAACGCAGATAAAATCAAAAACATTCCTGTAGTGATAGTGCAAGGACGGTATGATATGGTTTGCTCATCTACTAGTGTGTGGGTACAAATGTTTGGTCAACAACAAAACTGGACATTCAATAACAGAGCCAGGAATCTTAGAAGCTTTAGTCAAAGCAACGTTGATATGTATCTAAGTAGCCATCATTATCAAATAATATGTTAATTTTATACTTATTTTTTTGTATTGAGTATTAATTTTTGTATTTATACTGAGGTTATTGAGATGTTTATTGTAAAAAAAAGAA comes from the Francisella persica ATCC VR-331 genome and includes:
- a CDS encoding DUF3568 domain-containing protein, with amino-acid sequence MKFKKVLIAVLLGTSALSLSSCWLLVGAAVGGGTAAYISGEYSMNMSGGLKDIYNATLKAIQSNNDFVITKKSITSMDAVIYGSTKVDSTSFYVKIEKLTDNASKVTIKFGTFGDQKMSATLMDQIQKNV
- the pnuC gene encoding nicotinamide riboside transporter PnuC, which produces MSYIFDFCTMIINLLCTFLLAGLYVIGWPVGIVGLIMSAGLFYVSGLYADAILQIVLLFSFAYGWYSWQPNLGHKKIVVHKLSITGWLNVLGSIGSLGLLVSQLLIIYTDATTPYMDGFTSVASLVCVFLASRKIIDNWIIWMVVDSTYVFLYMYKDLPFAAITTFIYLIVAIYGYIHWKKLMYKCY
- a CDS encoding alpha/beta fold hydrolase: MIEDFEQIRKKLRIDKWMIFGGSWGSTLGLEYAQTYPTVVTELILREIFLGRKKEISWLYQYGVCEVFPDK